AGAAAGCAGAGTATGGACCTTAGTTCCTACCTCCAACATGGTGCACTATAGTGCAGTGATTAAAGGGTCTGAAAAAAATGGACTAAcatccttttttttcctgtgccAGTGACAATACATTGTTATAAACTGTATTTTAAGCTTTGTTCCTGTACAGTTCCTGAGTGTTGGATTGACTATCTTGGTACTATTTACTGTATTTGCTAGCACTGGAGTCAAACACATCAGACATATTCACTTCTGTAGTCTAGCAGCCTCTTGGCAAATGTTAGGTTCCACTGCACACTATGAGGTATCTTTGACTGCTACCACAATAAACTATGGCAAATTGaattcacactcacatgcattcAGTTACACATGCAGAACAAGAAGCACATTCAACTCTCGCTGCAAAAACCCCTCTGAGAAGGCAACGAGTGAGGGTTTGAGTCATAGattgaaagaggaagagaaagagagagagatgtaaagagTGCAGACAGCGGGGTAGGTGCAGAAAGGAATAGGCTGACAAACAGGGATATACACAAAGACTGAAAGATAAGGTGGAACAGTATAGAGACTGTGCAAGAGGAAcggaggaagggaaaaaagagggacagagggaggcagagaaagaagtaggagagagggagagagaaagagagagggagatagagcgatagagagagagagaaagagagagggagagggagagagagagagagagagagaaagagagagggagatagagagggcgTTCATCACTGGGAGAGCTTGCTGCGCTGCCATTAGACCTCCTGCCAGAGATCCAGTCAGTGCAATTAGCCTTCCCCTCCTCACTTCATCATccatcactccttctctctctctctctctctttcctcccctctccctctctccttcctcccctctccctctctccttccctctagacctaccctccaccaccaccctacCCAACATGGCATGAAGTCACCTGTTGGAACAATTCTCCATCGGTTTTGAGGTAAATGCAAAGCTACACCCACACCAATGTTTAACCTCAATCTGCAACTCTGTCCCCACCCACTGACCaaatcaccatggcaactcGCCTAAAGCAATCATCATCTGATATtggtgaaggagaggagtgaaaatgaaaaaaaaagaaagaaaaacacagaattgaatgtgtctctctctctgagtgtgtgtgtgtgtgtgtgtgtgtgtgtgtgtgtgtgtgtgtgtgggtgcacgtgtctggatgtgtatgtgggggggtaGGGGGCTTGTGGCTGTTAATCCACACGCCTTGACTACACTTGAGATAAAAATGGCTTGTGCAAGTGAAGAGAAACCCCTTTCTTCGtctgcactgtgtgtatgtgtgtatgtgtgtatgtgtgtttgtgtgtttgtgtgatactGTAGTGATAGCGTGGTGCTTGCGGCAGGAACAaggaaatactgtgtgtgtctgatagatCATTTACATCTGGACCTCCATTCAATCTCTAAATGTGACCCAAAGTGAATTTCACAATCTTCTCTACGCCAAATGGTCGACACTCCACAACCTGCATCCGTTTAGAGTATGCGGTTCCAAAGATACCTGCTTCAGTTTAGAGTATGCTGTTCCAAAGATACCTGCTTCAGTTTAGAGTATGCTGTTCCAAAGATGCCATTCAGTTTAGAGTATGCTGTTCCAAAGATGCCGTTCAGTCAAGATGGGCCTCAGACTAGGAGCTGTCATAAGAGCGATAGTGGAAATGGAACACTCCTCTCTAGACCCAACACCTATGCAGAAAACACTCCTCTAGACCTCTAACCCTCATGCAGAAAACACTCCTCTAGACCTAACCCTCATGCAGAAAACACTCCTCTAGACCTAACCCTTATGCAGaaaacactcctctctctctagacCTAACCCTCATGCAGAAAACACTCCTCTAGACCTAACCCTCATGCAGAAAACACTCCTCTAGACCTAACCCTCATGCAGAAAACACTCTTCTAGACCTCTAACCCTTATGCAGAAAACACTCTTCTCTAGACCTAACCCTTATGCAGAAAACGCAATCCCACACACTAGAAGTAGAGTCTACTGAAGAGGTCGGCTATGGCTCTACCTGTAAAAGAGTTCCAGAGTTGGCTCAGGGCAGGGCAAACAGCTACAGTAAAAGAGCATGTGGTCTGACTAATGTTTAGCTAACACTAAAGCTTGTCTGATAAACTGCCTTCACACCCATATCAGGTGTGATTCTAtcatggagtgagagagaataaacaCGCCCTATCATAGCGCTGAACAAGAGAACAATATGGGCGATTTTATTCCCATTAATTTCCTGGGCACTTATCGTACTATCGTACTTACTCAGATCACACTTGACCTGATTAATATGGTAAAGCAGGGAGTGTATTAACGAACGCAGGTCTCTCCTTGTGTGCCGTTTCGCCTGGAAATAGGCCCACGTCTTGGCCTGCTAGTCTGTTTAGATTAGGTTTCACTATTGACAAGTGGGGCTTTCAAAATAGCTGGATAGCAAGTCAAATTCATCACATGGTAAAGAAATAGGCAGGATTTGATGAATAAGATGAATCAGGTACAGCAATGAGGCCTCCAACTTAACTTTTCCTACTAGTGGATACTAGTTGGGATCCGCAGTAGGTTTCTAACcaacccagaaaaaaaaaaacacgtttaATTGCACATAGCCCATGAGTTTGATTTGCGCCGCTGTCCACTTACAACAGGTTATCGATTAGACAGAATCAATACAACGACCAAGAAATCTCAGTGCGCCAAAAATGCAGCCACTGCCCGCACATTTGAGAGAGGACGCGAAGGGACACAAATGTCTGCTGACAGAGTAGTTCATGAAATATTCAAATGTGAGAGAGGGTAGGCTTTGAGAAGTCAATACTCACTGCACAAAGTGGGCTAGCATACCCAAGTCACCATTCCTACAATAACAAGTAACTAAATATTACAGGGGTGTGTATAGAGGTCACTAGTGCAGGTGGTACTTACTTAACAAATTAGAACAGCTCTGTTACACTCTAGCAGAATTTGAGCTGCAAGAATTGTCCAGAAGTGCGTGTGGAGGAGTCACATTATTGTGAGAGAATATCGCCATGACTGTTCAGGAGCAGTGCAATATGACAGCAGCAATCGTTGGGGAATATATATCGAAGGCAACCACAAATATGGTTTGGTTTCACCTCACGGCAGCCCATCACAGAATATTTCCCAGAGCCTGACCAGAGATGAAATCTAATGGCAGTGTGGAACCGTTAATCATACAGGATTCGCGTCTTTGCAAGTGGGTAGCAACGATTAGAGCTAAACTGTGATTGTTTCTTGTTATCAGTATAGCACATTCGTCACCATGTTTCGAGAATCAATTCACTGACATCTAATGTGGTTTCATAGGCCTGAAATGGACTTtggagaacccccccccccccccccccccccccagtgtgcACAACTCCTTGTCACTATATACAGTAACCTACTTTTATCCGATCACTGGTAGATAGTGGTATTTGGTAATTCACAGATAATGTCTCCTATATGCGGGTTCGACTGTTGTTTTCAATCCAGAGAAAGGGAAACGCATAAAACCCCGAACACATCGTATTTGTTGGTTACCTCCTAACACTTGACTCGTGACCTCAAGTGGCAGTAAGCTAAACCAACAGCAGCACTGCCTGCTGTAAAGCCTGCACAAGGCAATACAGAATGAAACTAGCTTACTCCTCCGGCAAGTCACATTCAAAACATAAGCCTCAAGCTCCGACTAGAAACGACGGCACCGATCAATGCAATAGTGTTGGGAGAGCCCAATTCGACCTACTTCAGACTCCTCCAATGTAGTGTTTTGGTAGTGAGCCCTGATTTGGGATGTAGACCAGTCTCATATCTAGGCTACAGCGGTCTACGATTTGCATGCTGCTCATTGTATCGCTATAAAATATGTTATGATGCCCTGACAGCATTTGTATCCACGTAAGTCACGTCATCAGAATGATATTTCTCGTTATTGTTCACCAAGGATCATTCAGAGAGGGAAAGTACCATCAGATTGAGAAGTATAGTAGCCAAGACCCTGCATGCTCTCTCTATAGCCTACATTCTTTCGCGTCTGCTTAAACAATTGACATTCACAACGATGACTCTCagttatgcatgcatgcaatcTCAGCTCTTTCTTAAAGCCCCTGTCTGACCGGCGATACGACATAATTTCTAACGGCACTGCCGCTAGATCGTTGAGCCCTGTCCGCTATTCAGTCATGTCTCAGTAGCAGTCCAGATAGCTAGCAACAGGCCAGGATGGAGAGGGCTTGCAAACGGAACAAACATCGTCCTCGACATTGTCTCGGACAACCTAGGAAGAAAATACTCTTACCTCTTTTTGGCACAAAAAAATCCGGGGATCCAGAGGGGATGTCTTCAGGACGACAGAGATGCTTAAGGGGTTGAGATCTGTCGAAGCGCAAGGCGGAAACAGGAACTGAGGAGACCGCTGTCTGAATACTCTTTGGTGCCTGGCTTCAGAGTAGGCTCGGGGCTGACACGGGGGCTGCATTGCGCATGCTTGTGTCAGATCGCGGTGATACAAACGTTTCGCTACAACAGTAAAAGGCAGTGGCAAGCAGATCTCACGACATCATTGAACAAGTGATTGAACAGGGAATCACTTATCAGAGTTACAGACAACAACGATAGGCCTATGTAGTCTCTATGTCTGATATCACATTATGGACCTGGTTGATGAgtcatattttcattttcagtacCAGGGTCAGGAGATCCTTTATCCTTGATCTTTGTTCTTTGTCCCCATTTCTCTATTTCTAAATCCCTTTCTTACTATTTACTCCGACCTTGCCTGATAACTTATAACTTTGAATAACAGGGAACCCCatcgcactctctctttctctctctgacatagAAATACTTATTTTTATGAATTTGTCTAAATTGCTACAAGATATGCTACCATTTTGAATGTGTAACACCCATTCCCTTAAATTAAACGAATTATCTAAACACACGTTTGCATTTTCCCAATTAATTTATTTAGAAAGACATTTAAAATTGCCAGCTTCACAGGACACTGACAATTGTCGCTCTTTTGCTTCCACCCAGTGGCGTGCCAGTGGTTGCGCAACAGTGAATGTCAACACGCAAGTTGTCTGGATAGACGCTCATGAGCAGGAAAATGCAAAGAGAATGAAATAAGGTTTATACTttaaactttattttatttcaaaatgaagaCACAAGATAGAGATTACATCATCTAAGTCTTATGTCTTCATATTGGCGTCGAAATAAATGATTTGCAGTGTCCATTCATTTTCTTTAAAGGCCCTGGTTATATTGGGGGAATAGTTATTCTAATAGGCGGCGGAGCCAGGCTTTAATAATAATTACCCTGTGGTGACTTAACTTAAGTCAATGCATCATTTAATAGTAGCCTACAATCATACTTGAAATCCCTTATCTTACATAGGACAATCCCGAATTCTAGCAGGTTTTCAATATTGGGCCCAGGAACAGCCTTAAGCTAATATGTTTCAACTCTGGCTGTCGAAAGATAGGCTACTTTGTTGCAACCACAGACCGTTAAATGTAGCAAGCAAGCCGTTTGTCTATGCACGCAACTGCAACTGATACTACAGTTACACAAGTTCTGTGCGAGATTGCCATTCAGCGCAGGCGCGAGGTATCCATAGTTCCATAGCAACCACTGAGGAAAACATGGTGAGTAGCAAACGTTAatacaacaaaaatgttttgGACCTTTATGACAATACTATTGCAATTACAGTTACTACAGATATGTAGTTAATACATACATCTTCATCTACATCCTTACTTAAAATTCTGACCTTATTGAATGCCGCAAACATAGTAGTTGTCATTTATTCATATGTTAGCTTATGCAACGCTAGCTGTGTACTACTAGCTACATCTACTAATACTAACGTTAGTAGGGATAATTATATAGTTGAAATTGGAAGGGGGTATTTGACAAGCTTGTAAGTTCTACTGTAACAAGTATTTCCCCCCAATGAATTACACAAATAATGTCAAATCCATATTACAAGAAAAACGACATAGGTGGTCAAACTACGTCTTGACATATCTTTGACTAGGCGTGCTATCTAGCTAGCTGGCTATGCTAGCTAAGTTAGCCAAGCAGACAGTTATCTCATAAGATAAGTTAGGTCCTTGTAGGGTATCTAGTTAACGTACCAGTAAAAGTTAACTGCAATCACATGCGCATATGAATTGGCAATTGATGCACCAGCACCTATGTCAGTGGGTCGTTTCTGAGATAGAGCTATCAGCTTGGTAGCTGGTGGCAAATCGCAAACGTATAGGTATAGGCTTAATCCAAACAAGCCAGTTAAGGTTAATTAAATGCCGTTGCTAAAGAAAACATACAAAGTGCGTCCTCTATGAATAAACGAGAACCGCCAAATTCGTTGACAAGTTAGTTAGATAATTACACAGTAATAGACTGCGCGGTATAATATTAGCACATTGATTGAACTATCTAATATTTAGTGTTGGGATGTGTGAGAGTTTCACAATAAGCATATTCCGGTTTGTGTAAACCATTGCATTAAATCAACTGTCTGATATCGTTGTAATGTCATTTATAATTTTCGAGACCCCCCAGACCTTGGTTTACTGAGTTTTCCATTTTCTCTAGATAAAAGCAACAACGATAAAAGAGGCATTAGCAAAATGGGTAAGTTGGTCTAATAGTGTACTATATCAGTGTGTTGAGTGTCATCATGTCAAAACTAAGCAGTAATTggtttacttacttacttactttttaCAGTTAGTCTAATTAATTGCTAGTCATTCGTCTACCTTTGACAGCGTAGTTTCTGCCCTTAGTATCTTTcctttgagagtgtgtttctaAAATCTCCTTCCTGCTTAATTGAGGGTACTGTTAGTTTTTGTCTTACTACTTAATCCTATTTGCAAACAAAAATATGTCTTCAATGTATTTGTCCTTGTCAGGAAGAGAAATCGGGAGAGAAAGTCGGGGAGGCCAAAGCGGTCAAGCTGTATGGACAGATCCCACCCATTGAAAAGATGGatgcctccctctcctccctcgttATCTGCGAGTAAGTCCAAATGGCCCGTACAACGTATAATTACATTATAATACTGTAACACTCTCCAAACATCCtaaattgttgtttttgtggttgTACTAGGAGGTTATCATTGTCCACAAACTGCATTGAAAAAATCGCCAATCTGAATGGCCTCAGTGAGTATATACTTCATGTTTATAGTGTTATCTGTAAAATCTAataggttttttttctgtagaaACCCAACACATGCACTGTTGTCAGATTAAATTGCTAATTAAATTTGTCTTTTTCTCCAGAAAACCTTAAAATATTATCCTTGGGACGGAACAATATTAAGAATTTGAACGGATTGGTAAGTGACCTTTAGCCGTCACCATGTTTGCGTCAAGGCAGCATCTCTGTTTTTGAATCTCACTCAATTGTATTGCACCTGCAACAGGAAGCTGTGGGAGACACACTCGAGGAGCTCTGGATATCCTACAACCTCATAGAGAAGCTGAAGGGAATCCATGTGATGAAAAAGCTGAAAGTCTTGTACATGTCCAACAATCTAGTGAAAGAGTGGGGTGAGCATTGGCCATTTTATTCTGTCCGATACTTTAAACTGTTGAATAACAATAAATGGCAAGCATATGCAATTTTGTTATGCGTTAAAACAGTTTAAATGAAAATTGCATATGCTTGCCATTTATTGTTATTCAACAGTTGCTTGCCAATAATTGTTATTCAACAGTTTAACTGTTATTAATGTTGAATAACAATTAATGGCAAGCATATGCAAtttgttatgtgtttgtgtgagttaaaGTCAGATATTGTAATTGATAGAATCATGAAGTGATCATTTGAAATGAACATGAAAGTACTCTGCTTTAGCCTTTGCTAAACCGCATGACCACACTTGGTTTGGTATTTATTTGCCTTCTAGTCCTGgtttcagtgtgttgtgtgcctgGTGTTAATCTGTAGCTAAACGTGAGCTGTGAAATGTCACAGGAGAGTTCGTCAAACTGGCAGACCTTCCAGAGCTGTGGACCTGGTGTTTGTGGGGAATCCCCTGGAGGAGAAGCACTCGGTGGAGGGGAACTGGATGGACGAGGCCACCAAGAGGCTTCCCAAGCTCAAGAAGCTGGACGGTAAGGACTCAGCTCTGAGTTGGATGTGTAGCTTCTGTGAACATGAAAGTCTTGCCATGTTTGCTGTTATAAAATGAGTATTGAACTCAGAGCTACAGGAGATACAGACACGTATTTAATAACTCACATATGCTTATCTCAGTGTCAAAGACACAAGCGTCAATATAGCAAACAGCTGTGCTCCTGAACATATTTGAGATATGAATTGGAattaatgtgtgtttggtgtccGTTTCAATGAAATTCGTTTTTGGTGCTTGAACaatttgaatgaatgaagtgGTGTGAGAGACTGGGAGAAAAGGATaatgagagggggaaaaagaaaagagtaaGAGAGGTGATATTTTTGGTGTCTTTTCCTCTACAGGGAATCCAGTAATCAAGCAGGTGGATGACGATGAAGAGGGCTAATGCAGTTCCTCAGATTTTTCAGTTCCTGTTTacattacttgtttatttaaatGGGTCCAGCACCAGCACATTTTTGATTAAAACATGCAATACTGACAATACAATCATTTTTATACCGTGGATGTTAGTTACTTGAAGTGCATAGGCATTATTCTATGTTATGTCCGGACTCATTGTCCTTTTTAATACTGTCTTAAAAATGTCACTGTATTTGTACGGTACTTCCTTGGACAACCTGGTACCCTTTTTAATCGGCAACAGAAAACAGAACCATTCCAGAACAGAACCATTCCCATGTTTTAGTACACGTGATGA
Above is a window of Clupea harengus chromosome 14, Ch_v2.0.2, whole genome shotgun sequence DNA encoding:
- the dnal1 gene encoding LOW QUALITY PROTEIN: dynein axonemal light chain 1 (The sequence of the model RefSeq protein was modified relative to this genomic sequence to represent the inferred CDS: inserted 1 base in 1 codon) gives rise to the protein MIKATTIKEALAKWEEKSGEKVGEAKAVKLYGQIPPIEKMDASLSSLVICERLSLSTNCIEKIANLNGLKNLKILSLGRNNIKNLNGLEAVGDTLEELWISYNLIEKLKGIHVMKKLKVLYMSNNLVKEWGEFVKLADLPELXDLVFVGNPLEEKHSVEGNWMDEATKRLPKLKKLDGNPVIKQVDDDEEG